The genomic window tctgataccacgcaagttggcggcgttgccccgtgagcatgttgatcgaaatttcgagacagttcctggatttagcctaaatttacactaagaaacaaggataacattttttgaacgaatgtaatccattattcaatGCACCCGCAGTTCAAACTTatattttctggaaaaattcaacaaaacaaaataaactatagaaatatgccaaaaggcaatgaaaatatctcaaatttaaacatgttggttgtggtagtgtactaaagcttcaaaaaaattagtggcaaaaaaccaaaaaaaattattttgccgagtgcctagggttggcactcggcaaagtaataactttgccaagtgccgcctagctggcactcggcaaagagctgctgattttttttaaagcttcgccgagtgccagatcatgacactcggcgaagaaaattgactttgtcgagtgccgccgatctggcacttggcaaagccgcCTTATCTTCACCCATGCCCGGCcggcacactctctctctctctttctctcatttctctcttcctctcacctctctctcccacagccgccaccgccgcacACCGCCGGCCACTGCGCCTCCGCCCCGGCCCGCGCCTCCGCACACCGCTGGCCACCGCGCCTCCGCCCCGGCCCACGCCTCCGCAcaccaccggccaccgcgcctccgGCCCGGCCTGCGCCTCCTCACACcgccggccaccgcgcctccGCCCGGCCCGTGCCTCCGCACACcgccggccaccgcgcctccccgtGCGACGGCCCCTGGGCCGGCCGGCACCTCTGGGCCGCCTCCCCACGTAGGCCCCAGCGCCGCCGTGGCGCGCCCCGCCGGCGGCCACCGCCCCCGCCCAGCCACCTCCCCCGCCTGCGCACCCCCTCggcggccacctcccccgccggcggccactgcataagagaggaggaggaggcgcgccaCGGCCACCGTCCCTGCCCAGCCTCCACCGCCCGCCCGGCCTCCACTGCCCACGCCAGCCCCCTTGGCAGCCACCTCCCCCACCTACGCGCCCTTCAGGGGACACCTCCCCCGTCGGCGGCCACTGCCCCCGCCGGTggccactgcagaagagaggaggaggaggcaggggagaagagaggaggagggtagaagagaggaggagaaggagaaggagaggagaaggaaggtgtCGGCCTAGGCCCGTTgaccctcacgccgctgcggtcgtccccgccatcgtcgccgaccctcgttgttgccattctcgtcgcgaaggtatgccctacacctgtagtagttagtagtagtacttagtagtgttagtagtagttagtaagtagtagtagttagtagttagtagtgttagtagtattgttagtagtaagtagtgttagtgttagtgttagtagtagttgtactggtagtagtacttgttgttgtactacttcgatacattcatctgcatggaaagagaactaaagtacatggctcgtcttggtatatatatgtttgttggccttcgtgcctatgtttggtatatatgtggttgttggacatcgcgcctacgtttcttgcaggttttggaaacctccccgtgcaggggaggtgctgccgaaatttttcatggattctaacctattgtctttttatgtaggagaaggacccatgggagggactcggcgaccccgatcatcttcgtcggcgctgctggtctacctgcaccgcatcgcctcgccactgcaccggcacgccactgccccgctagcctgactccaccaccaccctaggtataaccccctcctcctttgcatgcatgttttatatggtcacgtagcccagttaggcgtctcccattcgaaagagatacggtcggaggtatgcagatctttgcatatctgcgaccgtatctctttcggattgtccacgtattttggacagcccgcggatgcgtagatgaggttagtttccatggttcgctccggtccgagatagactttcggcatcacctccctattgttctccggatacacactctcccttccaggacaTGTAtcgagagaacagcggggaggtgctgtcgaaattctgtctcggataggagcggagcattgaaactgacctcatctacgcatccgcgggtgggattaggacctatcctcacctattagatggtaggaacgccgtGCAGATGCAATTGCTAGTTATATTATTCGCTTATATATgtatatgccagaggatggagaaccgtgattggatgtacacgggccacgcaagtatgaccccagaatggatgactaagactaatgctttcttggagcattcatttggcgaggctgctagagggtcgagtcggatgccatgtccctgcagcaaatgtgacaaccgtgtaagaaagaataggaagaacgtgggggaagatctttgcaagtatggattcacggtgagagaaagaggagaaaaatataatttactacacgagggatttcccaaactagttGCTCCCCATATGGtaattttggtgtgctttgcccaaggggttggttgatatatataggaagaaaaactccctacatccacgtcaactagcgatatagtactaattgatgttaccccctccacatttactattgggcctaaataaacattaaagcccattagtaaataaatgcatgggcctttaggatttattaggattattgcacatgggctttgagcgttgggataaatgagagatttattattttcggaattaattaatttcgtggataaaataattctagaaaagtccagaattgatatttaagccacgaaaaatactccgggacctccgaaaatttggggaaaattctcagagacactttggaacttgatgaacccaaataaagtatttggagctcataaaaatattgttgggaactttgaacataaagattaaggtgaaggaggtaggaattaaattccagaaagaagctgaaaaattcctagagatagatattcgtctcctaaacgtatacaaaaacacacattttgcacatagaaacacgaggtgcgaccggcatgaatgcaacaaacacgtttctaccttatgataaattttaaattaatgaaaatttttattttcctatttttcatgtgcacaataattcacaaataaatcattttaactctatttttaaaagtggcaaattttagggtgttacagttctcTTAAGGAAACCACTCCTAGAAATGTatacatttttaggggcggttttcTTAACGTAACCATCCCTAAAAATTGATTTCCAGAAATGGTTGTGTAGCAACCATGCCTCCCGCCAAAGTTACAAACAGTTTCCTATGTGGACCGCCTCTATTAGAAATGGAAACCGTCTGTAAAAATTATTTCTATACTAGTGAATACaattcatctttgcccttcttgATACTGTACAATGTAAGCTTGTATCATACTATCTTATTAAAACTCCGAGTGATGCTAGTGCATAACTATGGGGTGTCAGGTTCTAACACGTGCCCTAACTTTCaccaacaaagtccatggaacaACTTCCATTCAAAGCTTCTTTAGCTTTCTGCATGCATTACTTACTGTATATTTGTGTAACGGACATTAACTGAAAAAGCACGTCGGCTGTTACAGGCTTTGCAGTGCCTCTGTAATTTATGATTgacacaatagataaatgaacatACCACCCATTTCCCAAGGCACGCCTGACAGGAACGAAATGATTAGCAGTAGCATGTCATAGCGACCAGAGGGCAGCAAAAGGGTGTCTATATGCTGATTGCTGAACGCGCTTATTTTTATGCCAAAAAAGTCTACCTTCCATCCCTTTTCGATTTTGAAACCAGAAACTTTATTCTCGAGACAAGAATGTCAGATTAGTCAGTACACCAGCCACTCTGCCTTTGTATCTGTACATATTTATAAAGCAGTTCTATTGTCGTGGTAATAAGGCGCGGCCATGGTAATAATGTCTGAACATAGACCTCCTGTCCTCTCCATGTCAAGAAACACACAACTACAAAATTAAACAAAACACACCTATAATCCCTCTGTTGACAATTAATCCATATATGCTACGTCGACAACGGCCCATGTAACAAGGAAAGGATAACATTGGGCACCTATATCAAATGCTGCAAAGCCTCCACATGCAAATCCTGTATATCAACCATTAGCTCGACACATCCGACAAACAAATAAGGCTAATGACATAATTATGTCACCCAATAACATGAAAACAACTTGATGGCATGCGCACCGAACAAATTTGTGTACTACAACCATTAGCTAGTCTTTCTTGTTCTCTAAACCGACTAGGGCAGTGGGTTTTGTGCATGCGCACTTCTCTCTGTGAATAAGAATCGTAACAAACGCACTAAATATTTTGACACGTCCGACAAACAAATAAGGTTGATGATATAATTATGTCACCCAATAACATGAAAACAACTTGATGGCATGCGTACCGACAAATACTTTGGATTTCTAGAGCTATATGGATTTTTATCATTCATATGTATGATTGTGCAATtgtcagtgttttcctaaacgctaaacggtaaacagtcggtcacctactgtttagccattattcgggcaaagcgtcccattaaatgggctaaacggccaattaaacggggtaaacgggtgattaaacggaaacgacgcaccaccgtgtagcatttacatggtgtttaaacgggctaaacgaccgtttaggcgaacagtggcaATTGTATGTTGTGTACTAATCCTGACATTTCAAAACATGAGGCATGGTTTGTCTCGGTGGGAACTAGAAAACTATACTTTAGCTCATAATTTCCTTTATAGTATATTTTGTATAAAAAAACCATAACCACAAGAGAGACATTCAAACTCAAATCCAAATATATCATTTTTGCATTACAAAGTTTATATATTGCTGGTTAATATTATGGGGAGACTATGGATTAGGGGTATTTCGCTGGACGTTTTAACATCATGTATTGATGGTGGTAGCTAATCCTAGAAACAATAAGTTATACGAAATAAGATTGTATTGATTTCTTATTAACCATCTAGTGAATGGACCGTTGAAAACAAAATGTCTAGTGAATGCACGCCAATCACATTTCCTAAAAAAAATCATTCTTCCTTTCTTGTACACAACACAAACAAATTTCAACACTACTACTATGTCATTTTAACGGATTATACCTCTCCCTAAAACTTAGATTCGACAAATAacaatgcttgcctttcttttaGCAGATAGGAGATGTGCAGAACTCAGAAATTAATATATCATGAGAACCAAGAAAAATCCGTGGGCAAACTCAAATTATGATAGTCTTCTAATAAGAACAACTTTAGATTAGAAGATTTTAGTATCAGCATGCCAAATTATATATTGATCACAGTAAACTGTGTATGCTGTTCCATAACCTCTACAGCCAATAAGGCCCTCTGCTGCATACATAGCTTGATGACATCGTGAAGTAACTTGATGTGGTTTAGGGTTGTCGAC from Miscanthus floridulus cultivar M001 chromosome 11, ASM1932011v1, whole genome shotgun sequence includes these protein-coding regions:
- the LOC136491671 gene encoding classical arabinogalactan protein 9-like → MSRNKKSGIPREQKNSRPPPPHTAGHCASAPARASAHRWPPRLRPGPRLRTPPATAPPARPAPPHTAGHRASARPVPPHTAGHRASPCDGPWAGRHLWAASPRRPQRRRGAPRRRPPPPPSHLPRLRTPSAATSPAGGHCIREEEEARHGHRPCPASTARPASTAHASPLGSHLPHLRALQGTPPPSAATAPAGGHCRREEEEAGEKRGGG